The proteins below are encoded in one region of Halichoerus grypus chromosome X, mHalGry1.hap1.1, whole genome shotgun sequence:
- the LOC118540417 gene encoding melanoma-associated antigen B17-like, which translates to MPRGQKSKVRAREKRHQGRGEAQSLGGAPAAEAAAPAAEEPPRSPPPSVGAMPPGSPEAGPAPQPQGAPAPGSPGVDPAGPPRDQGAQNAAAAAALAARATRKDPLTRKASMLVQYLLEKHGTGEPITRAALLKMVGRKYGQHFPEIFRLASERMELVFGLELKEVDTRGQSYTLVSKLSLPGDGNKGLPKTGLLMALLGMIFMKGNRATEEEVWEFLNVLGLQEGRRHLIFGEPRQLITQDLVHQGYLEYRAVPASDPPRHEFLWGPRARAETSKMQVLQVLAKINDTVPSCFPELYEEALQEQKERAAARGWRRV; encoded by the coding sequence ATGCCTCGGGGCCAGAAGAGCAAGGTCCGTGCCCGGGAGAAACGCCACCAGGGCCGCGGTGAGGCTCAGAGTCTCGGGGGTGCTCCTGCTGCTGAAGCAGCAGCCCCCGCAGCAGAGGagcccccccgctcccccccgcccAGCGTGGGGGCTATGCCCCCGGGCTCCCCCGAGGCGGGTCCCGCCCCGCAGCCCCAGGGCGCCCCGGCCCCTGGGTCTCCTGGCGTGGACCCTGCAGGCCCGCCACGTGACCAGGGCGCCCAGAACgcggcggccgccgccgcccTGGCCGCCCGGGCCACCCGCAAAGACCCCCTCACCCGCAAGGCCAGCATGCTGGTGCAGTACCTGCTGGAGAAGCATGGCACCGGGGAGCCCATCACGCGGGCCGCGCTGCTGAAGATGGTCGGCAGGAAGTACGGCCAGCACTTCCCCGAGATCTTCAGGCTCGCCTCCGAGCGCATGGAGCTGGTCTTCGGGCTCGAGCTCAAGGAGGTCGACACCCGCGGCCAGTCCTACACCCTGGTCAGCAAGCTGTCCCTCCCGGGCGACGGCAACAAGGGGCTGCCCAAGACCGGCCTCCTGATGGCGCTCCTGGGCATGATCTTCATGAAGGGCAACCGCGCCACCGAGGAGGAGGTCTGGGAGTTCCTCAACGTGCTGGgcctccaggagggcaggaggcaCCTGATCTTCGGCGAGCCCCGGCAGCTCATCACCCAAGACCTGGTGCACCAGGGCTACCTGGAGTACCGCGCGGTGCCCGCCAGCGACCCTCCGCGCCACGAGTTCCTGTGGGGCCCGCGAGCCCGCGCGGAGACCAGCAAGATGCAGGTGCTGCAGGTCCTGGCCAAGATCAACGACACCGTGCCCAGCTGCTTCCCCGAGCTGTACGAGGAGGCGCTGCAAGAGCAGAAGGAGCGCGCGGCGGCCCGTGGCTGGCGCCGCGTCTAG